A genomic window from Levilactobacillus yonginensis includes:
- a CDS encoding WxL domain-containing protein: MRFKKIMLQLGLLLTIVVGVGLVSEQTAKAATVPAGASLISGNSVTFKGYGNSPLRIAGTSSTGWSSLSSMKPSLVSVAANNVKDGRLTDKTTKIYVAFSGTVSVPGNGSMNITNVRADITRSQKLDSIAMKSLFSGATKSFTMSSGYYEIDVNLSDLRDYWPISISIDVKTSDQADYAYMKYAEINPNQSVTTGWDNSGHGLKVNSTYGSSGGGNVARLKSSDTLISGTGMPGMTVMMILTSASGVDSTMTKTVSADGTYSFDLGGPLGKVSPKGTSLYQYNDMGDISMAGDYVVPVLDIHVANPNLTMYPDSVSDNISAKTDAQVLNWLVGEAGITVTHDGDPVVNSDVTFSSATTDLATKIASLTDKQSMIIDVSAALVATPGTKSDGSQPITVTKSDGQLKFGTMSGLNFGSVPVPSKETLIAPADQPNIQIDDSQAANTNWYVTAKASELTSQDGANRTLNGHLVYVDTDGNQEPMSSIVQVASGKRDRSTTYPQNIAAGWATAKSDTSKTPEGIYLDAMPNVYSGSASTAYQGTVTWYLGNVPNMSGTTTDDSSDSSIVNNADASSESGSTRPIVNSGF, encoded by the coding sequence ATGAGATTTAAGAAAATTATGCTTCAGCTTGGCTTACTGTTGACCATTGTTGTGGGTGTTGGTTTGGTAAGCGAACAAACAGCGAAAGCGGCAACTGTACCAGCAGGTGCTAGCTTGATCAGTGGAAATTCGGTAACTTTTAAAGGATATGGGAATTCACCATTGAGAATTGCTGGAACCTCATCAACTGGGTGGTCATCATTGTCTTCTATGAAGCCTAGCTTGGTTTCGGTGGCGGCAAATAATGTTAAAGATGGTCGGCTCACTGATAAAACAACTAAAATTTACGTTGCTTTTTCGGGGACTGTTTCAGTTCCTGGAAATGGTTCAATGAACATTACGAATGTTAGAGCAGATATCACTAGGTCTCAGAAACTAGATTCAATTGCGATGAAGAGTCTCTTTTCTGGAGCAACCAAGAGTTTTACGATGTCTAGCGGTTACTATGAAATTGATGTGAACTTAAGTGACTTGAGAGATTATTGGCCCATTTCAATTAGTATTGATGTGAAGACCAGTGATCAGGCAGACTATGCTTATATGAAGTATGCCGAAATTAATCCCAACCAGTCAGTTACTACGGGCTGGGACAATTCAGGTCATGGCTTGAAAGTAAATTCAACGTATGGTTCAAGTGGTGGCGGAAATGTTGCCAGGTTAAAGTCCTCAGATACATTAATTTCTGGGACTGGGATGCCAGGTATGACAGTCATGATGATTTTGACATCTGCTTCAGGTGTCGATAGTACAATGACGAAAACGGTTAGTGCAGATGGAACATACAGCTTTGACCTTGGGGGCCCTCTTGGAAAAGTTTCACCAAAGGGAACTAGCCTATATCAATATAACGATATGGGTGATATTTCTATGGCCGGTGATTACGTTGTTCCGGTTCTAGACATACATGTCGCTAATCCTAATTTAACCATGTATCCTGATAGTGTGTCTGACAATATATCTGCAAAGACTGATGCCCAAGTTTTGAATTGGTTGGTCGGTGAGGCTGGAATCACTGTGACTCATGACGGAGATCCAGTTGTGAACTCTGACGTGACCTTTTCAAGCGCGACTACTGATTTAGCAACTAAAATTGCTAGTTTGACCGACAAGCAGAGTATGATAATTGATGTTAGTGCGGCGTTGGTAGCTACCCCAGGAACTAAGAGCGATGGTTCTCAACCAATCACCGTTACCAAAAGCGATGGTCAGCTCAAGTTCGGGACCATGAGTGGGTTAAACTTTGGGTCAGTTCCCGTGCCATCTAAGGAAACGTTGATTGCACCGGCTGATCAACCGAATATCCAGATTGATGATAGTCAGGCGGCTAATACCAACTGGTATGTTACGGCCAAGGCTTCCGAACTTACGTCTCAAGATGGCGCTAACCGTACGCTGAACGGCCATCTAGTTTATGTGGATACTGACGGCAATCAAGAACCAATGTCGTCTATCGTCCAAGTGGCTTCTGGTAAACGTGACCGTAGTACCACCTACCCGCAGAATATTGCGGCTGGTTGGGCTACAGCCAAGAGTGATACCAGTAAGACCCCCGAAGGGATTTACCTGGATGCTATGCCAAATGTTTACTCCGGTTCAGCTTCCACCGCCTATCAAGGGACCGTTACCTGGTACTTGGGTAATGTGCCGAACATGTCTGGTACCACAACCGATGACTCGTCTGATAGTAGCATTGTTAATAATGCGGACGCCAGCTCAGAGAGTGGGTCGACGAGACCGATTGTGAATAGTGGTTTTTAA
- a CDS encoding LPXTG cell wall anchor domain-containing protein has product MKKVLLRLVLLLIVASGLEMGTSALAQTVSNSSGTTQVGIRFTDNHTSNLSHGGDPATIDGSIPNGTKRNKNGLGAGDALNPPTSNGRSGVTTLRAAAADTVAGRLPQTSEARMFLASLVGIFLLIALILALLIYQQARLLREKE; this is encoded by the coding sequence GTGAAGAAGGTTCTCTTGCGATTGGTTTTGCTACTTATAGTGGCTTCTGGTCTGGAGATGGGAACATCAGCGCTCGCTCAGACTGTTAGCAATAGTAGTGGGACTACCCAGGTGGGCATTCGATTTACGGATAATCATACATCGAATCTGTCCCATGGTGGTGATCCAGCAACTATCGATGGCAGTATACCCAATGGAACGAAAAGAAATAAGAATGGTTTAGGCGCTGGTGACGCCCTAAATCCACCAACAAGCAACGGTCGATCAGGAGTGACTACCCTGAGAGCTGCAGCAGCTGATACGGTTGCTGGTCGTTTACCACAGACCAGTGAAGCGCGCATGTTTCTGGCAAGCTTAGTAGGCATCTTTCTCCTGATTGCGCTAATCTTAGCGTTATTAATCTACCAACAGGCACGCCTGTTGCGGGAGAAGGAGTGA
- a CDS encoding DUF916 and DUF3324 domain-containing protein, whose translation MAISIVVAGVTFETTAQAAGNNVGYSVSAKIPKNQINKNNSFFDLRMKSGQTQTLQVRIYNVTNKDIQVKTAIHTAWTNSGGSVEYVKPAKSFDSSLRYKMSDITKIQGKKTITIPAAGSKVVTATVKMPKTSFNGVILGGWYFKRVDNKVTGTVKGADNIRNEYTYVVGMKYTKGQVPNPNMKLGKVAAGLSYKRRGVIADLRNPTAVMIPKLKVNSTITNRDGGSVVKKDANKNVLMAPNTVYNYPMLYGETPLKAGHYHLHMVAKNSDHEWVFDRDFTITQAQANKYNHDAIENPGISIWLLIALGALGMLILVLLILLIIYLIRRRRRDKKDEDGDK comes from the coding sequence ATGGCTATTAGTATTGTTGTTGCTGGGGTAACATTTGAAACAACTGCACAAGCTGCTGGGAATAATGTTGGTTACAGTGTTTCTGCTAAAATTCCTAAAAATCAGATTAACAAGAACAATTCATTCTTTGATTTGAGAATGAAATCAGGTCAAACACAGACGTTACAGGTTAGAATCTACAACGTGACAAACAAGGATATTCAGGTTAAAACTGCGATTCATACGGCCTGGACGAACTCTGGTGGATCTGTTGAGTATGTAAAACCAGCAAAGTCGTTTGATTCTTCGTTACGTTACAAAATGAGTGATATTACTAAGATTCAAGGGAAAAAGACCATCACGATTCCAGCGGCCGGATCAAAGGTCGTCACGGCAACAGTTAAGATGCCTAAGACGAGTTTTAATGGTGTCATTCTTGGTGGTTGGTACTTTAAACGGGTTGATAATAAGGTTACCGGAACCGTTAAAGGTGCTGATAATATTCGCAACGAATATACCTACGTTGTTGGGATGAAGTACACTAAGGGACAAGTTCCCAATCCCAACATGAAGTTGGGTAAAGTAGCGGCAGGACTATCGTATAAGCGTCGTGGGGTGATTGCAGATTTACGTAACCCAACGGCTGTTATGATTCCTAAGCTAAAAGTGAATTCCACTATTACCAACCGTGATGGTGGAAGTGTCGTCAAGAAGGATGCTAATAAAAATGTCCTGATGGCCCCGAACACGGTTTACAATTACCCTATGCTTTATGGGGAGACGCCTTTAAAAGCAGGCCATTATCATTTACACATGGTTGCTAAAAATAGTGACCATGAGTGGGTTTTTGACCGTGACTTTACTATTACACAGGCTCAGGCAAATAAATATAACCATGATGCAATTGAAAATCCTGGGATTAGTATTTGGCTTTTAATTGCTTTAGGTGCCTTAGGTATGTTGATTCTGGTACTTCTGATTCTGTTGATTATTTACTTGATTCGTCGGCGTCGTCGTGACAAGAAAGATGAAGATGGTGACAAATAA
- a CDS encoding WxL domain-containing protein has protein sequence MKKSLSSLVLAGALLVGAVAPVTASAATTSSTGKTTTSVEFTKPTAPVTPVDPDNPSTPVKTDPGKTDHGGATDPSKAGDLAFLYVSKGINFGTHQSVTTKTEAAAQSFTAESVDSQDFGTGTPNANLVTEVSDARGTNAGWEVSVTASDLTGDNGSSITGASLQLNGAATDAKNKVMNSADDTIASNSKTLTTGGSAEMLYSAAVGHGAGTTAMQIAPDNISLSNLPVNVKAGTYTGTLNWTLGDTPES, from the coding sequence ATGAAAAAATCATTAAGCAGTTTAGTATTAGCCGGGGCATTATTAGTCGGGGCCGTAGCGCCAGTCACAGCAAGCGCCGCAACTACATCATCAACTGGTAAGACAACTACCAGCGTTGAATTCACTAAGCCAACTGCGCCAGTTACGCCAGTTGATCCAGATAACCCTAGCACACCTGTAAAAACGGATCCAGGTAAGACCGATCATGGTGGTGCTACTGATCCAAGTAAGGCCGGAGATTTAGCCTTCTTGTACGTCTCAAAGGGCATCAACTTTGGGACTCACCAATCTGTTACGACTAAGACGGAAGCAGCTGCCCAATCATTTACAGCTGAAAGCGTTGATAGTCAGGACTTCGGTACTGGTACCCCTAATGCTAACTTAGTAACTGAAGTTAGTGATGCTCGTGGGACTAACGCTGGTTGGGAAGTAAGTGTAACTGCTTCTGACTTAACTGGTGACAACGGTTCTTCCATTACTGGTGCTTCTCTTCAACTGAATGGTGCTGCAACTGATGCTAAGAACAAGGTTATGAACTCTGCTGATGACACTATTGCATCCAACAGTAAGACTTTAACTACTGGTGGGAGTGCAGAAATGCTTTACTCTGCAGCTGTAGGTCATGGTGCAGGTACGACTGCTATGCAGATTGCCCCAGACAACATTAGCTTGAGTAACTTGCCAGTTAACGTTAAGGCTGGCACATACACTGGCACCTTGAACTGGACTTTGGGTGACACTCCAGAATCTTAA
- a CDS encoding LPXTG cell wall anchor domain-containing protein, protein MKKIITRLVLVIIVAIGFGAGTSALARTTNSSGVTTTGVTFTSSPTKVTRGGGGDTGVPNGPVKPKPTNGGSGATVTPDRHSRAKTLKATAADIVAGKLPQTSEAQMMLVSLVGFLLLIVLLLLALIYRQARKLQEGSESR, encoded by the coding sequence GTGAAAAAGATTATCACACGACTAGTACTGGTAATCATCGTTGCGATTGGCTTCGGTGCAGGAACGTCAGCGCTCGCTCGTACGACGAATAGTAGTGGTGTCACGACTACGGGTGTGACGTTTACCAGTTCGCCGACTAAAGTGACACGTGGTGGCGGCGGAGATACTGGGGTTCCAAATGGACCCGTTAAGCCGAAACCGACTAATGGTGGATCAGGTGCAACGGTTACGCCTGACAGGCACTCTAGAGCTAAAACGTTAAAAGCCACTGCTGCAGATATTGTAGCTGGGAAATTGCCTCAGACGAGTGAAGCTCAAATGATGTTAGTGAGTTTAGTTGGTTTTCTCTTACTGATAGTTTTACTTTTGCTGGCACTGATCTATCGGCAAGCGCGGAAACTGCAGGAAGGGAGTGAATCAAGATGA
- a CDS encoding WxL domain-containing protein, with amino-acid sequence MKKSLSSLVLAGALLLGAVAPVTANAAATPSTGETTTSVEFTKPTAPTAPVNPTDPTTPLDPKTPDGGDNGGATDPSKAGDLAFLYVSKGINFGSHQSVTDKAAADAQSFKAQTVDTQDFGTGTANPNLVTEVSDARGTNAGWEVSVSASNLTGDNGSSITGASIQLAANTNPEFLKNSAGDKITAGTPTLTTGADSAILYSAAAGTGAGISAMQIAPNDITLGKLPVNVKAGTYTGSLNWTLGDTPEG; translated from the coding sequence ATGAAAAAGTCATTAAGCAGTTTAGTATTAGCCGGAGCATTATTATTAGGGGCCGTTGCACCAGTTACGGCAAACGCGGCAGCAACACCTTCAACTGGAGAGACGACGACTAGTGTTGAATTCACTAAGCCAACTGCACCAACGGCACCAGTTAACCCAACTGATCCAACAACGCCACTTGATCCAAAGACGCCAGATGGTGGTGACAATGGTGGTGCCACTGACCCAAGTAAGGCCGGCGACTTAGCCTTCTTATACGTATCAAAAGGAATCAACTTCGGGAGTCACCAGTCAGTGACTGACAAAGCAGCTGCTGATGCTCAGTCATTTAAAGCTCAAACGGTTGACACCCAAGATTTCGGTACTGGGACTGCTAACCCAAACTTAGTTACTGAAGTTAGTGATGCTCGTGGGACAAACGCTGGTTGGGAAGTCTCTGTTTCAGCTTCCAACTTAACTGGTGACAATGGTTCTTCCATCACTGGTGCTTCAATCCAGTTGGCTGCCAACACTAACCCTGAATTTCTTAAGAACTCTGCTGGTGACAAGATTACGGCCGGTACCCCAACATTAACTACTGGTGCTGACAGTGCTATTCTGTACTCAGCAGCTGCAGGTACTGGTGCTGGTATCAGCGCTATGCAGATTGCCCCAAACGACATTACTTTAGGCAAATTGCCAGTTAACGTTAAGGCCGGTACTTACACGGGTTCCTTAAACTGGACTTTGGGTGACACTCCAGAAGGTTAA
- a CDS encoding GRP family sugar transporter, whose product MNLLIGLLPALFWGVLPIWMQKKTGGSFLQQLLGTSSGIVISAIILQLIFRFHISWPDFLLYYLSGACWSIGQGGQYWGYTRLGVSNAVPVSTAFQIIGNSLIGGWAFGEWAGWHDSLLGILALIIILIGVMVTNGMIQIARDQLGAYLLLLVTAAGYWGYSAFPHFVSGATGLNGFLPQSLGMLTTSFFIYLGGRKKFSGNDAWGVRNITSGLIFSVAAATYLISLRLNGLVNAFILTQLNVVVSTILGIVILREADAKQLKPTTAGLAILIFGAVVMVQI is encoded by the coding sequence ATGAACTTACTGATTGGTCTGCTGCCCGCCCTGTTCTGGGGCGTCCTGCCCATCTGGATGCAAAAGAAAACAGGCGGTAGCTTTTTACAACAACTTCTTGGTACCAGCTCAGGAATCGTCATCAGTGCGATCATTCTGCAGCTGATTTTTCGGTTTCACATTAGTTGGCCGGACTTTTTGTTGTACTATCTGTCCGGTGCCTGTTGGAGCATTGGCCAGGGCGGTCAGTATTGGGGGTACACGCGCCTGGGCGTCAGCAATGCCGTTCCCGTATCGACGGCGTTTCAAATCATTGGTAATTCTCTGATTGGTGGTTGGGCCTTCGGCGAGTGGGCCGGTTGGCATGATAGCCTGCTGGGAATCTTAGCGTTGATTATCATTCTCATTGGCGTCATGGTGACTAACGGTATGATCCAGATTGCACGTGATCAGTTGGGGGCGTACCTACTGTTGCTGGTCACGGCGGCAGGCTACTGGGGTTACTCGGCGTTTCCCCACTTCGTTTCGGGTGCGACGGGGTTAAATGGGTTCCTGCCACAGTCATTGGGGATGCTGACGACCTCGTTCTTCATCTACTTGGGTGGTCGTAAGAAGTTTTCAGGCAACGATGCGTGGGGCGTGCGGAATATCACGTCAGGTCTGATTTTCTCTGTGGCGGCAGCCACCTACCTGATTTCACTACGATTAAACGGCCTAGTCAACGCGTTTATTCTGACTCAGTTGAACGTGGTGGTCTCGACGATTCTGGGGATTGTGATTCTGCGGGAAGCCGATGCCAAACAATTAAAGCCAACTACGGCAGGGTTAGCCATCTTGATCTTTGGCGCTGTGGTGATGGTACAAATTTAA
- a CDS encoding tautomerase family protein, producing the protein MPLMRIDMFRGRSKAEIKNILDISYKVATEELHLLPRDRYQIVTQHDPEEMIIEDVGLGFDRTDKVLVFSLTSSPRDEGDKERFYARLVKELAAGAGVAPSDVMVNITSNTKADWSFGDGEAQFMTGRLG; encoded by the coding sequence ATGCCATTAATGCGCATCGATATGTTCAGAGGTCGGAGTAAAGCTGAAATCAAAAACATTCTGGATATCTCTTACAAAGTTGCGACCGAAGAATTACATTTACTACCGCGGGACCGTTATCAAATCGTCACGCAACACGATCCAGAAGAAATGATCATTGAAGACGTGGGTTTGGGCTTTGATCGCACGGATAAGGTGTTGGTCTTTAGCCTGACGTCCAGTCCTCGTGACGAAGGGGATAAGGAACGGTTCTACGCGCGGTTGGTCAAGGAATTAGCAGCCGGTGCTGGCGTTGCTCCTAGTGACGTGATGGTTAACATTACCAGTAACACGAAGGCTGACTGGAGCTTTGGTGATGGTGAAGCGCAGTTTATGACTGGCAGATTAGGCTAA